Proteins co-encoded in one Halorussus vallis genomic window:
- a CDS encoding GTPBP1 family GTP-binding protein, producing the protein MCPDRAVLQRALDRGEREGGSVEFKERLAKDVHLVEGRMESLAAQLRHRVLSGDGEATYVVGVTDDGGIAGISHDAFSESMDVLSLLAEEAGAHIEDVQTWGIDADGNASRSGDAKGLVGVATIREGAMLDTDSDHIVVGTAGHVDHGKSTLVGSLVTGQPDDGEGGTRGYLDVQPHEVERGLSADLSYAVYGFDDDGPVRMDNPHRKTDRARVVEESERLVSFVDTVGHEPWLRTTIRGLVGQKLDYGLLTVAADDGPTKTTREHLGVLLATELPTIVAITKVDAVTDERALEVEREVERLLRDVGKTPLRVERHGVEAALEEIGENVVPVLTTSAVTMDGLDELDELFERLPKTTADSGPFRMYIDRTYSVTGVGAVASGTIMSGEVKAGDELLVGPMADGAFREVEVRSIEMHYHRVDQAKAGRIVGIALKGVREADIERGMVLLPADSDPEPVREFEAEVVVLNHPTRIGDGYEPVVHLETVSEAAEFHPQGGQLLPGDSGKTRVRFKFRSYLVEEGQKFVFREGQSKGVGTVTDVNP; encoded by the coding sequence CGTCGAATTCAAGGAGCGCCTCGCGAAGGACGTCCACCTCGTGGAGGGCCGGATGGAGAGCCTGGCCGCGCAACTGCGCCACCGGGTGCTGTCGGGCGACGGCGAGGCGACGTACGTCGTCGGCGTCACCGACGACGGCGGCATCGCGGGCATCAGCCACGACGCGTTCTCCGAGTCGATGGACGTGCTGAGCCTGCTCGCCGAGGAGGCGGGTGCCCACATCGAGGACGTACAGACGTGGGGCATCGACGCCGACGGCAACGCCAGCAGGAGCGGCGACGCCAAGGGACTCGTCGGCGTCGCCACGATTCGCGAAGGCGCCATGCTCGACACCGACAGCGACCACATCGTCGTCGGGACGGCGGGCCACGTCGACCACGGCAAGTCGACGCTGGTCGGGTCGCTGGTCACCGGCCAACCCGACGACGGCGAGGGCGGCACCCGCGGCTACCTCGACGTCCAGCCCCACGAGGTCGAACGGGGCCTCTCGGCCGACCTCTCCTACGCCGTCTACGGCTTCGACGACGACGGTCCGGTCCGGATGGACAACCCCCACCGCAAGACCGACCGCGCTCGCGTGGTCGAGGAGTCCGAGCGCCTCGTCTCGTTCGTCGACACCGTCGGCCATGAACCGTGGCTCCGGACGACGATTCGCGGCCTGGTCGGCCAGAAACTCGACTACGGCCTGCTCACCGTGGCGGCCGACGACGGCCCGACGAAGACGACTCGCGAGCACCTCGGCGTGCTGCTGGCGACCGAACTGCCGACCATCGTCGCCATCACGAAGGTCGACGCGGTGACCGACGAGCGCGCCCTGGAGGTCGAGCGCGAGGTCGAGCGACTCCTGCGGGACGTGGGCAAGACGCCCCTGCGCGTCGAGCGCCACGGCGTCGAGGCCGCCCTGGAGGAGATCGGCGAGAACGTCGTCCCGGTGCTGACGACCAGCGCGGTCACGATGGACGGCCTCGACGAACTCGACGAACTGTTCGAGCGCCTGCCGAAGACGACCGCCGACAGCGGCCCGTTCCGGATGTACATCGACCGGACCTACTCGGTGACCGGCGTCGGCGCGGTCGCCTCGGGCACCATCATGTCCGGCGAGGTCAAGGCCGGCGACGAACTGCTCGTGGGACCGATGGCCGACGGCGCGTTCCGCGAGGTGGAGGTCCGCTCCATCGAGATGCACTACCACCGCGTCGACCAGGCGAAGGCGGGTCGCATCGTCGGCATCGCGCTGAAGGGCGTCCGGGAGGCCGACATCGAGCGCGGGATGGTGCTGTTACCGGCCGACTCCGACCCGGAACCGGTCCGGGAGTTCGAGGCCGAGGTCGTCGTGCTCAACCACCCGACCCGCATCGGCGACGGCTACGAACCGGTCGTCCACCTCGAAACCGTGAGCGAGGCTGCCGAGTTCCACCCGCAGGGCGGCCAACTCCTGCCGGGCGACTCGGGCAAGACCCGCGTGCGATTCAAGTTCCGGTCGTACCTCGTCGAGGAGGGCCAGAAGTTCGTCTTCCGCGAGGGCCAGAGCAAGGGCGTCGGCACCGTGACCGACGTGAACCCGTGA
- a CDS encoding HAD family hydrolase, with protein MPAPTDASTDATSDARSSIDVHAATDADRSVDAVLFDLDGTLVEYERPAGELLARSFEAAGVDPFFEFQAYLDRFDDHMGPGVSITEGRANCFAAIAEECGRDPEDARAVAAAYREERDHSRVRTLPGAADVVESLAADHALGVITNGPPDAQTAKLEASGLADRFETAVFAGYDTAAKPDPEPFEVALDALGSRPERAVFVGNSLSADVAGAHAAGLRSVWYPAEADVEPDPEPHFAFESLAALADRPWLAASE; from the coding sequence ATGCCCGCACCTACCGACGCCTCGACCGACGCCACGTCGGACGCCCGTTCCTCCATCGACGTACACGCCGCCACGGACGCCGACCGCTCCGTCGACGCCGTGCTCTTCGACCTCGACGGGACGCTCGTGGAGTACGAGCGACCCGCCGGGGAACTGCTCGCCCGGTCGTTCGAGGCGGCCGGCGTCGACCCCTTCTTCGAGTTCCAGGCGTACCTCGACCGCTTCGACGACCACATGGGCCCCGGCGTCTCCATCACCGAAGGTCGGGCGAACTGCTTCGCCGCCATCGCCGAGGAGTGCGGCCGCGACCCGGAGGACGCCCGCGCGGTCGCGGCGGCCTACCGCGAGGAGCGCGACCACTCGCGCGTTCGTACACTCCCGGGCGCGGCCGATGTCGTCGAGTCGCTGGCGGCCGACCACGCCCTCGGCGTGATTACCAACGGTCCGCCGGACGCCCAGACGGCGAAACTGGAGGCCAGCGGCCTCGCCGACCGCTTCGAGACGGCCGTGTTCGCCGGCTACGACACCGCCGCCAAGCCCGACCCCGAACCGTTCGAGGTCGCGCTCGACGCGCTGGGGTCGCGGCCCGAGCGCGCCGTCTTCGTCGGAAACTCGCTGTCGGCGGACGTCGCGGGCGCCCACGCCGCCGGCCTCCGGTCGGTGTGGTACCCCGCCGAAGCGGACGTCGAACCCGACCCCGAACCCCATTTCGCGTTCGAATCGCTGGCGGCGCTCGCCGACCGACCGTGGCTGGCGGCGTCGGAGTAG
- a CDS encoding Vms1/Ankzf1 family peptidyl-tRNA hydrolase — MLDELLGRSELKDRIAELEEERRHLERQLDAEEDRRAEAATARQEAEERVNRLEDRIAELEDRVERSERDEADLDFRGVETVRGDRLDSVLDRLDSVEAGREGALTAMVDDGADLPEAVESAFGDHAHLVARAAPCLAVTDDAGLVAAALTPPVAPDPFAEWGEGFDLDRSWFRPVGEFALALVRSDLFALGVYEGDERVDFRGFESDVKGDHSKGGFSQGRFERRRDAQIDEHLEKCEDAIAAVDADRVYVVGEKTLLREFSDAADATAPVDATGKPREALADASRQFWTTRLYQI; from the coding sequence ATGCTGGACGAGTTGCTCGGGCGCTCGGAACTGAAAGACCGAATCGCGGAACTCGAAGAGGAGAGACGCCACCTCGAACGCCAACTCGACGCCGAGGAGGACCGCCGCGCGGAGGCCGCCACCGCGCGCCAGGAGGCCGAAGAGCGGGTCAACCGGCTGGAGGACCGCATCGCGGAACTCGAAGACAGGGTCGAGCGCTCGGAACGCGACGAAGCCGACCTCGACTTCCGGGGCGTCGAGACGGTGCGAGGCGACAGACTCGACTCGGTGCTGGACCGCCTCGACTCGGTCGAAGCCGGCCGCGAGGGGGCGCTGACCGCGATGGTCGACGACGGCGCCGACCTCCCCGAAGCGGTCGAGTCGGCGTTCGGCGACCACGCCCACCTAGTGGCCCGGGCCGCGCCCTGCCTCGCCGTGACCGACGACGCCGGCCTCGTCGCCGCCGCGCTGACCCCGCCGGTCGCGCCCGACCCGTTCGCCGAGTGGGGCGAGGGGTTCGACCTCGACCGGTCGTGGTTCCGCCCCGTCGGCGAGTTCGCGCTGGCGCTCGTTCGCTCGGACCTGTTCGCCCTCGGGGTCTACGAGGGCGACGAGCGCGTCGACTTCCGGGGCTTCGAGAGCGACGTGAAGGGCGACCACTCGAAGGGGGGTTTCTCGCAGGGCCGGTTCGAGCGCCGTCGGGACGCCCAGATAGACGAACACCTCGAGAAGTGCGAGGACGCCATCGCGGCGGTCGACGCCGACCGCGTGTACGTGGTCGGCGAGAAGACGCTCCTCCGGGAGTTCTCGGACGCCGCCGACGCGACCGCGCCCGTCGACGCGACCGGCAAGCCCCGCGAAGCGCTGGCGGATGCCTCCCGGCAGTTCTGGACGACGCGGCTCTACCAGATTTGA
- a CDS encoding metallophosphoesterase family protein — protein sequence MTTEGSGVYHRPDAVSQGDASETDAFARPVMLARFARPRTETPTTLAVFSDPHLSTGKEGTWKVFHRTEARLRAAVADANDRDVDGVVIAGDLTEDGRPADFDGVADVLADLRAPFAAVPGNHDVPKRFKDHDTPPVAEFAERFAPGEFPFRATFGGVDVLGLNSASAPDGELAATHDGAVSDDQLAWLESTLPETDAALVVSHHNPPGLDACVGEEGYAPHPPVGDATAFVDALADHDALHLSGHVHLPAAITGDVRGLVCPALSSFPQAYVLLEVGPEGTTVRMVPVADDEGVGEARDLAQRHSDRSADICGMVEAQLSDLPLVDER from the coding sequence ATGACCACAGAGGGAAGCGGAGTCTACCACCGCCCCGACGCCGTATCGCAGGGCGACGCGTCCGAAACCGACGCGTTCGCCCGGCCCGTCATGCTCGCCCGGTTCGCCCGACCGCGGACCGAGACGCCGACGACGCTCGCCGTCTTCTCGGACCCGCACCTCTCCACTGGAAAGGAGGGAACCTGGAAGGTCTTCCACCGGACCGAGGCCCGCCTCCGGGCCGCCGTCGCCGACGCCAACGACCGCGACGTGGACGGCGTCGTGATCGCGGGGGACCTGACCGAGGACGGCCGACCCGCCGACTTCGACGGCGTGGCCGACGTGCTGGCGGACCTCCGCGCGCCGTTCGCGGCGGTGCCGGGCAACCACGACGTCCCGAAGCGGTTCAAGGACCACGACACGCCGCCGGTCGCCGAGTTCGCCGAGCGGTTCGCGCCCGGAGAGTTCCCCTTCCGCGCGACGTTCGGCGGCGTGGACGTGCTGGGGTTGAACTCGGCGTCGGCCCCCGACGGGGAACTGGCGGCCACCCACGACGGCGCCGTCTCCGACGACCAACTCGCGTGGCTCGAATCGACCCTCCCGGAAACCGACGCCGCGCTCGTGGTTTCCCACCACAACCCGCCGGGGCTCGACGCCTGCGTCGGCGAGGAGGGGTACGCACCCCACCCGCCGGTCGGCGACGCGACCGCGTTCGTCGACGCCCTCGCAGACCACGACGCCCTCCACCTCTCGGGACACGTCCACCTGCCCGCCGCCATCACCGGCGACGTACGGGGACTCGTCTGCCCCGCGCTCTCGTCGTTCCCGCAGGCGTACGTCCTTCTGGAGGTCGGTCCCGAGGGGACGACGGTCCGGATGGTGCCGGTGGCCGACGACGAGGGCGTCGGCGAGGCCCGCGACCTTGCACAGCGGCACTCCGACCGGAGCGCCGACATCTGCGGGATGGTCGAAGCGCAGCTTTCGGACCTGCCGCTGGTGGACGAGCGGTAA
- the carA gene encoding glutamine-hydrolyzing carbamoyl-phosphate synthase small subunit, whose product MPGAYVALEGGSVVEARCRAPGTARGELVFTTAYTGYEESLTDPSYEEQILTFSYPLIGNYGVRAERFESERVHPRAVVARELTDDVAEWLESEGVPAVDHLDTRDLVGQVREGGAMKCGIAAGPDATPEDAKAALADCPGMSDHTDIGAQVSVSEPKTYNPEGETDVALIDCGAKDSIVASLVERDAAVHVLPYDADVADVAALDPDVLFVSNGPGDPANFEAAETLVSEFVGEVPLAGICLGQQIVARALGGTTEKMAFGHRGVNQPVRDLRSNKVVMTTQNHGYTVAEPGPELDVTQVNVNDDTAEGLESDDLDVITRQYHPEANPGPNDTLEFFDDVLAMAGRRTPVAAD is encoded by the coding sequence ATGCCGGGCGCATACGTGGCACTCGAAGGCGGCAGCGTCGTAGAAGCTCGCTGTCGCGCACCGGGTACGGCCCGCGGAGAACTGGTATTTACGACCGCCTATACGGGCTACGAGGAGAGCCTGACCGACCCCTCCTACGAGGAGCAGATACTCACCTTCTCGTACCCGCTCATCGGGAACTACGGCGTCCGAGCCGAGCGATTCGAGAGCGAGCGCGTCCACCCCCGCGCCGTCGTCGCGCGCGAACTCACCGACGACGTGGCCGAGTGGCTCGAATCCGAGGGCGTCCCCGCGGTCGACCACCTGGACACCCGCGACCTCGTGGGCCAGGTTCGAGAGGGCGGCGCGATGAAGTGCGGTATCGCCGCCGGCCCCGACGCGACCCCCGAGGATGCGAAGGCCGCGCTCGCCGACTGTCCGGGCATGAGCGACCACACCGACATCGGCGCGCAGGTCAGCGTCTCCGAGCCGAAGACGTACAACCCTGAGGGCGAAACCGACGTCGCGCTGATCGACTGCGGCGCGAAGGACAGCATCGTCGCCTCGCTGGTCGAGCGCGACGCCGCGGTCCACGTCCTGCCTTACGACGCCGACGTCGCCGACGTCGCCGCCCTCGACCCCGACGTGCTGTTCGTCTCGAACGGGCCGGGCGACCCCGCCAACTTCGAGGCGGCCGAGACACTCGTCTCGGAGTTCGTCGGCGAAGTCCCGCTGGCCGGCATCTGCCTCGGCCAGCAGATCGTCGCCCGCGCACTGGGCGGCACCACCGAGAAGATGGCCTTCGGCCACCGCGGCGTCAACCAGCCGGTTCGGGACCTCCGGTCGAACAAGGTCGTCATGACCACCCAGAACCACGGCTACACGGTCGCCGAACCCGGCCCCGAACTCGACGTGACCCAGGTCAACGTCAACGACGACACCGCCGAGGGTCTGGAGAGCGACGACCTCGACGTCATCACCCGCCAGTACCACCCCGAGGCCAACCCCGGCCCGAACGACACGCTCGAGTTCTTCGACGACGTGCTGGCGATGGCCGGCCGTCGAACGCCTGTCGCCGCCGACTGA
- a CDS encoding Lrp/AsnC family transcriptional regulator, with protein sequence MDELDRRILSILRRDARKPYTEIAETVGTSEGTVRNRVERMTGDGVIERFTVATRTGNVKAMIELDVAVDVNTSDLGEQVAEWEPVDFVWQVSGEEDIVLVVDAADTQSVNELITRARELPEVVNTKTRLILDEKLG encoded by the coding sequence ATGGACGAACTGGACCGCCGAATACTGTCCATCCTCCGCCGAGACGCCCGAAAACCCTACACGGAGATCGCCGAGACGGTCGGCACCTCCGAGGGGACCGTCCGCAACCGCGTCGAGCGCATGACCGGCGACGGCGTCATCGAACGGTTCACGGTCGCCACCCGGACCGGCAACGTCAAGGCGATGATCGAACTCGACGTGGCCGTCGACGTCAACACCTCCGACCTCGGCGAACAGGTCGCCGAGTGGGAGCCGGTGGACTTCGTCTGGCAGGTTTCCGGCGAGGAGGACATCGTGCTGGTCGTCGACGCCGCCGACACCCAGAGCGTCAACGAACTCATCACGCGCGCACGCGAACTCCCGGAGGTCGTCAACACGAAGACCAGGCTGATCCTCGACGAGAAGTTGGGGTGA
- a CDS encoding CehA/McbA family metallohydrolase: MYAVDLHSHTRFFHGHERAAEYFDLVGVRLLAGVARLRNLDAVALTNHDYYRSFDLGGPTGPFAGTIPGVEVSTTHGHVLVIGPDPPRRTEPGELSPEETVELAHDRGCAAVVAHPYRNSTVKNVDVDFDAIEVNGKHPRTEQWVRELAEDQDLPLVGGSDAHYPVEVGRAYTAIDADELTPESVAAAIRDGRVEPRVHRGAFNRLLRRFYRQIHEDKGYLQRPEWLDSPGAGEPPEPGQVDG; the protein is encoded by the coding sequence GTGTACGCCGTCGACCTACATTCGCACACGCGGTTCTTCCACGGCCACGAGCGGGCGGCGGAGTACTTCGACCTGGTCGGCGTGCGACTGCTCGCGGGGGTCGCCCGGTTGCGGAATCTGGATGCGGTCGCGCTGACGAATCACGACTACTACCGGTCCTTCGACCTCGGCGGGCCGACCGGCCCGTTCGCGGGGACGATTCCCGGCGTCGAGGTGTCGACGACCCACGGCCACGTCCTCGTCATCGGCCCCGACCCGCCCCGGCGGACCGAACCGGGCGAGCTCTCGCCCGAGGAGACCGTCGAGTTGGCCCACGACCGCGGCTGTGCGGCCGTGGTGGCCCACCCGTACCGCAACAGCACGGTCAAGAACGTCGACGTCGACTTCGACGCCATCGAGGTCAACGGCAAACACCCCCGGACCGAGCAGTGGGTGCGCGAACTGGCCGAGGACCAGGACCTGCCGCTGGTCGGCGGGAGCGACGCTCACTACCCCGTCGAGGTCGGCCGGGCCTACACCGCCATCGACGCCGACGAACTCACCCCCGAGAGCGTCGCGGCCGCCATCCGGGACGGCCGAGTCGAACCGCGGGTCCACCGCGGCGCGTTCAACCGACTGCTCCGGCGGTTCTACCGGCAGATTCACGAGGACAAAGGCTACCTCCAGCGACCCGAGTGGCTCGACTCCCCGGGTGCGGGCGAACCGCCCGAACCCGGGCAGGTCGACGGCTGA
- a CDS encoding diacylglycerol/lipid kinase family protein: MTVDGVGSTGDLASTDDVHYDRVVVLNPVSGNGGHRDRVRNLADEFGYTVLETRSPGEAVEFGRLLGQAGIDLVAAAGGDGTLNEVARGLDAADALGEATFGVVPTGTGNNLAGNVGVRDIEHAFEVLESGERRRIDVGTGDSRLFLNSCVAGLTADASASTTPEMKERLGVLAYVVCGLRAVTEFDALPLCVEASGPDGDRMWSGEAVTVLVGNVRRFPAMGRSQANCEDGLLDVTIVEQMPSGSLLEEAAVQRLFGDETEHVTHLTASELGVTVQRDDPVGFSFDGEINDYNALSMRTREKAMTLCVGEDYEPTP; this comes from the coding sequence ATGACCGTCGACGGGGTCGGCTCGACGGGTGATTTGGCATCGACCGACGACGTCCACTACGACCGTGTCGTCGTCCTCAACCCCGTCAGCGGTAACGGCGGTCACCGCGACCGGGTCCGGAACCTCGCCGACGAGTTCGGCTACACGGTCCTGGAGACGCGCTCGCCCGGCGAGGCGGTCGAGTTCGGCCGCCTCCTCGGGCAGGCCGGAATCGACCTCGTGGCGGCCGCTGGCGGCGACGGAACCCTCAACGAGGTCGCCCGCGGTCTCGACGCCGCCGACGCGCTCGGGGAGGCGACGTTCGGCGTCGTGCCGACCGGGACGGGCAACAACCTCGCCGGCAACGTCGGCGTCCGGGACATCGAACACGCCTTCGAGGTGCTGGAGAGCGGCGAACGCCGCCGCATCGACGTGGGGACCGGCGACAGTCGACTCTTCCTGAACTCCTGCGTCGCGGGACTGACCGCCGACGCCAGCGCCTCGACCACACCGGAGATGAAAGAGCGACTGGGCGTGCTGGCCTACGTCGTCTGCGGCCTGCGGGCGGTGACGGAGTTCGACGCGCTCCCGCTCTGCGTGGAGGCCTCCGGCCCGGACGGCGACCGGATGTGGTCCGGCGAGGCCGTCACCGTCCTCGTGGGCAACGTGCGTCGGTTCCCCGCGATGGGGCGCTCGCAGGCCAACTGCGAGGACGGCCTGCTCGACGTGACCATCGTCGAGCAGATGCCCTCCGGGAGCCTGCTGGAGGAGGCCGCCGTCCAGCGGCTGTTCGGCGACGAAACCGAGCACGTCACCCACCTCACCGCCTCGGAACTCGGCGTGACTGTCCAGCGCGACGACCCGGTGGGATTCAGCTTCGACGGCGAGATAAACGATTACAACGCGCTGTCGATGCGGACGCGCGAGAAGGCGATGACGCTGTGCGTCGGCGAGGACTACGAGCCGACGCCCTGA
- a CDS encoding DUF5815 family protein has product MAEPGVPGGRGAELDLPCGESVHVHELDMGMREYDCACGESHAVVMDIHPPSRFVPEFLVAVLQETIDTDDDLGEFGTAHIMGVVMEEFPGDVTSENVEDDQDVGYALVWVTDFDSRRLHEIVVELLVELMEHAVSHAENDDAMAQFEDDMLNFDVSEFVEQYRRERDFTGPHDTAA; this is encoded by the coding sequence ATGGCAGAACCGGGCGTTCCGGGCGGCCGCGGCGCGGAGCTTGACCTCCCTTGCGGCGAGTCGGTGCACGTCCACGAACTCGACATGGGGATGCGTGAGTACGACTGCGCGTGCGGGGAGTCCCACGCGGTCGTGATGGACATCCATCCGCCGTCGCGCTTCGTCCCGGAGTTCCTCGTCGCCGTGCTGCAGGAGACCATCGATACCGACGACGACCTCGGGGAGTTCGGCACCGCCCACATCATGGGCGTGGTGATGGAGGAGTTCCCCGGCGATGTGACGAGCGAGAACGTCGAGGACGACCAGGACGTCGGCTACGCGCTGGTGTGGGTCACCGACTTTGACTCGCGGCGCCTCCACGAGATCGTGGTCGAACTCCTCGTGGAGTTGATGGAACACGCCGTCAGCCACGCCGAGAACGACGACGCGATGGCGCAGTTCGAAGACGACATGCTGAACTTCGACGTGAGCGAGTTCGTCGAACAGTACCGCCGCGAGCGCGATTTCACCGGGCCGCACGACACCGCGGCCTGA
- a CDS encoding DUF7124 domain-containing protein has translation MNGSGEMTLAFELTALKALAKPGEVFDDARRWSRYVGVVSDEPTYVVTNFTRKNRIRQDFFSGPKGKGESLESVREQFDTDRHVFVGTSDEDREVAEEHEWEFLHVEDAAEAAEWDLASDTDEDDETPEEDQRDDWP, from the coding sequence ATGAACGGAAGCGGCGAGATGACCCTCGCCTTCGAACTCACGGCGCTGAAAGCGCTCGCCAAACCCGGCGAGGTGTTCGACGACGCCCGCCGCTGGAGTCGCTACGTCGGCGTCGTCTCGGACGAACCGACCTACGTCGTGACGAACTTCACCCGGAAGAACCGCATCCGCCAGGACTTCTTCTCCGGACCGAAGGGCAAGGGCGAGAGCTTAGAGAGCGTCCGCGAGCAGTTCGACACCGACCGTCACGTCTTCGTCGGCACGTCCGACGAGGACCGCGAGGTCGCCGAGGAGCACGAGTGGGAGTTCCTCCACGTCGAGGACGCCGCGGAGGCGGCGGAATGGGACCTCGCGAGCGACACCGACGAGGACGACGAGACGCCCGAAGAGGACCAGCGCGACGACTGGCCCTGA
- a CDS encoding DUF7120 family protein, translating into MPQVEISLSDDVDMQIDQLVSQEEFVDRQEAVEEMLSLGIKEHQTTMQSEPEDEMGFADEMMETSERSFGGEDDEYRF; encoded by the coding sequence ATGCCTCAGGTCGAAATCTCGCTGTCGGACGACGTGGACATGCAGATCGATCAGTTGGTTTCCCAGGAGGAGTTCGTCGACCGCCAAGAGGCGGTCGAGGAGATGCTCTCGCTCGGCATCAAAGAGCACCAGACGACAATGCAGAGCGAACCCGAAGACGAGATGGGGTTCGCCGACGAGATGATGGAGACGAGCGAGCGGTCGTTCGGCGGCGAGGACGACGAGTACCGCTTCTGA
- a CDS encoding NAD(P)/FAD-dependent oxidoreductase → MSESYVIIGDGIAGSSAAETLREEAPDADVTVITDEGEALYNRILIKEFAKGKLPEAPISIHEEDWYEERDIDLSLNTFVESVDPDAHEVHTHDSGTFEYDKLLVATGGTPTQLPVDNSDAEGVHHFWTFQDARRIEEHASEADTGVVVGAGLLGIDLAAVCAAQEVDAKYIMRGNRWWRYGLSLDGAEIIHDALEEKGVECVFESGVDGFQTDDDGTVVSTVDADGNEYDSDFVGVAIGLNFNTEFLQGAGVEEDSGIVVDEYMQTSAEDIYAAGDITRYYDVILDEYAQNGSWGSAKEQGQIAARNMVADDGVEEFRWVSSYSITHFDFPFLSFGFPTLGDDECERKYSDTEWRRLAFKDGKLVGGVLIGDIAPQGRYKDLIRNEVECADQKEVLLEKDFDPEELATPQEQ, encoded by the coding sequence CCCGACGCCGACGTAACCGTCATCACCGACGAGGGCGAGGCCCTCTACAACCGCATCCTCATCAAGGAGTTCGCCAAAGGAAAACTGCCCGAAGCGCCCATCTCCATCCACGAGGAAGACTGGTACGAAGAGCGCGACATCGACCTCTCGCTGAACACGTTCGTCGAGAGCGTCGACCCCGACGCCCACGAGGTCCACACCCACGACAGCGGCACCTTCGAGTACGACAAGTTGCTCGTGGCGACCGGCGGTACCCCCACGCAACTCCCCGTGGACAACAGCGACGCCGAGGGCGTCCACCACTTCTGGACGTTCCAGGACGCCCGCCGCATCGAGGAACACGCCAGCGAGGCCGACACCGGCGTCGTCGTCGGCGCGGGCCTGCTCGGCATCGACCTCGCGGCGGTCTGCGCCGCCCAGGAAGTCGACGCCAAGTACATCATGCGGGGCAACCGCTGGTGGCGCTACGGCCTGAGCCTCGACGGCGCGGAGATCATCCACGACGCCCTCGAAGAGAAGGGCGTCGAGTGCGTCTTCGAGTCCGGCGTCGACGGCTTCCAGACCGACGACGATGGGACGGTCGTCTCGACGGTCGACGCCGACGGCAACGAGTACGACAGCGACTTCGTCGGCGTCGCCATCGGCCTGAACTTCAACACCGAGTTCCTCCAGGGCGCGGGCGTCGAGGAGGACAGCGGCATCGTCGTCGACGAGTACATGCAGACCAGCGCCGAGGATATCTACGCCGCGGGCGACATCACCCGATATTACGACGTCATCCTCGACGAGTACGCCCAGAACGGTTCGTGGGGTTCGGCCAAGGAGCAGGGCCAGATCGCCGCGAGGAACATGGTTGCCGACGACGGGGTCGAGGAGTTCCGCTGGGTGTCCTCCTACTCTATCACCCACTTCGACTTCCCGTTCCTCAGCTTCGGCTTCCCGACGCTGGGCGACGACGAGTGCGAGCGCAAGTACAGCGACACCGAGTGGCGCCGCCTCGCGTTCAAGGACGGCAAACTCGTCGGCGGCGTCCTCATCGGCGACATCGCCCCGCAGGGTCGGTACAAGGACCTCATCCGTAACGAGGTCGAGTGCGCCGACCAGAAGGAGGTCCTGCTGGAGAAGGACTTCGACCCCGAAGAACTCGCGACGCCCCAGGAGCAGTAG